Below is a window of Stygiolobus azoricus DNA.
TAGACCTAAGAAGACCTGAAATGACTGCTGTAGTAAAAATTCAATCAGTAGTGTTAAGGACTTTTAGAGAAACTTTATATAATGAGGGTTTTGTTGAGATCTTTACCCCAAAGATTATAGCTGCAGCCACAGAAGGAGGAGCCCAGCTCTTTCCAGTGATATATTTTGGCAAGGAAGCTTTCTTGGCTCAAAGCCCCCAGTTATATAAGGAACTTATGGCGGGAGTAGTGGAGAAAGTTTTTGAAATCGGACCAGCATGGAGAGCTGAAGAGTCGGACACCCCATATCATTTAGCCGAATTTATAAGTATGGACGTTGAGATGGCGTTTGCTGATTACAATGACGTTATGAATTTAATCGAAAAATTAATCTATAATATAACTCAAAGAGTAAGTGAAGACTGTAAGGAGGAATTAAAACTACTAAATTACACTCCGCCTACCGTAAAACTTCCTATAAAAAGAATTCCATATAAAGAGGCTATAGAGATACTTCAAAGTAAAGGATTAAACATTAAGTTTGGGGATGATATAGGAACCCCCGAATTGAGAATATTGAATGAAGTAATTAAGGAAGAGTTATACTTCATAACCGATTGGCCTACTATGGCTAGACCCTTCTATACTAAGGTTAAGGATAATGAACCTGAGGTAAGCGAAAGTTTCGATCTTATATATAAATGGTTAGAAATAGCTTCAGGCAGTACTAGGAATCATCGGAGAGAGATACTAGAGGAAGCTCTCAAAAAGAGAGGATTAAGACCAGAGAGTTTTGAGTTCTTCCTTAGATGGTTCGACTACGGAATGCCACCTCACGCTGGATTTGGAATGGGATTTGCCAGGCTTATGGTTATGCTAACCGGAATACAAAATGTTAAGGAGATAGTACTATTTCCGAGAGACAAAAAACGCCTAACGCCTTAAGTAAAGTTCCTAGGATCACCTCTGCTTATTTCTCTAATTACTATCGTAGCATACATACCCCGATCCAAGGAAAACGAGATTTTTTTACTTTCGTTCTTAAGCTCAACCTTAACGTTTCTGAGCCTCATAAAAGCTTGTCTTTTTAAATCTCTCAAATTAACTTTAATTTCTGGAATATTAAAAGAATAACCTACTATACCTTCTTCAATAGCTATTTGCCTAATTAAGGGATCCATGAGCTCAACGAACTTCTTCGGAACAGTAAGAATCACGTTATCAGATTCTCTCCCTCTCAATTTATCCGCCATTAAAGAAAGATACTTGTTAAATAGATAAGATTGGTAAGCTTCAACGAAAAATCTTAGAGGGGTCTTAACCCTTTTAATTGCAGACAAACAGTCTTCCCCTCTAATTAGAGCTTTCAGTACTTCCCTTTCATCCCTGAACTTTTTAGGAAAAAGTTGGAGAGCTTTTTCATAGTCTCCTTTTTCATATGCTAATCTTGCCTCCTTTATTATCTCATGCTCCAAATCAAAAGGATGACCAATCAACCAATTAATTGCATCGCACCATTGTCTTAGAAATAAGTATTTCCCGACCAAGTGCGTATTAGGTCTTCTTGTGCCGAACCTTTGATAACCTATATAAGCAAATAGATATTTCACATTGCTCACAGTTGTCAATCTCTTGATGAGTTCATTTTCGTTATCACTAACTAATTCTAACTCAAAAATATTACCCGTGTGGTTAAATTTTTCGTCTGAAAAACCAAGAAAATTTATCTCTAACTTTTCCTCCTTGTAATTGTCTATTTCTGGTTTACCTGAAAAGTAGATTATCTGTTGTGTTATTGCGTTAGTATCCTTTATTCCAATATAATTAGGTTTTCTACCAGTTAGTCTAGTTATTTTATCGATAACAGTGAAATGATCTATTCCGATCTTCTTTAATAGATATACAGCATATTTACCCTTGTCCTTTCCTCTCCACTCAGTTGCGGGTTTATACGAAATTTCTTCGACTACAATAAATCCATCCGGTCTGGGTATTTTAACGTTTAACGGAGCCCATTCTTCGTTTATGTAGTATTTCTCGAGTCCTAAAGAGAGATCTATCAAAGGAGGTGTTACAGTAATTTTAAGTCACCCGTTATTTTATCTATAATCTCTGAAGGAGCAGGCCCTATACCTACACATGTAATAGTGCCAGGCTCTAATTGAGTCTTACCTGCATCCTGAATTACAACTGTAGGCAAATTGTAATCTTGTGCTAGTTTGGACCTTTTTAGTAATTCTTCAAGACTGTTAACCTTAACCACAATCTTGGGTTGTCCTTCAGATAGCCATTCTTCGAGCCATTCCCTCCAACTATCTTTTCCTTTTTTTAATATATCCACAACTAAAGAAACCGCAGCATGAGCTACTTGTGCGGCAGTTTTTCCTTTTCCCATTTCAATATCTGTCCTCACTATTATAACCATTTTAATTGGCATAAGCAAAGAGAGAATTTATAAGGTTATTAAAAAGTATTGTAAGCAATGAGTATTTCCTTTAGGTTAAGCTTAAAAGAGGAAATAGAACCTCCAGTATGCTCAAGTTGCGGAAAGATAATACATCCCAGAGAGAAAGGCGTAGAATTTCTGTGCCCTAACTGCGGAGAAGTAATTATAAGAAGGTGTTATGAATGCAGAAAGCAAGGCGTCACTTACGTTTGCCCAAAGTGTGGATTTGAAGGTCCTTGAGGTGTAAGAGGAATGGCAGATGTGTTAGTTATTTTGAAGGTATATCC
It encodes the following:
- the aspS gene encoding aspartate--tRNA(Asn) ligase encodes the protein MLKNYYNNQILPELEGKEVIVAGWVHNIRDLGGKKFLILRDATGIGQVVVDKDSPAFKVANELTQESVVRIKGKVKADKRAPRGAEIHAEDIEILSLAKVPLPLDVSGKVKADIDTRLRERVLDLRRPEMTAVVKIQSVVLRTFRETLYNEGFVEIFTPKIIAAATEGGAQLFPVIYFGKEAFLAQSPQLYKELMAGVVEKVFEIGPAWRAEESDTPYHLAEFISMDVEMAFADYNDVMNLIEKLIYNITQRVSEDCKEELKLLNYTPPTVKLPIKRIPYKEAIEILQSKGLNIKFGDDIGTPELRILNEVIKEELYFITDWPTMARPFYTKVKDNEPEVSESFDLIYKWLEIASGSTRNHRREILEEALKKRGLRPESFEFFLRWFDYGMPPHAGFGMGFARLMVMLTGIQNVKEIVLFPRDKKRLTP
- a CDS encoding zinc finger domain-containing protein → MSFRLSLKEEIEPPVCSSCGKIIHPREKGVEFLCPNCGEVIIRRCYECRKQGVTYVCPKCGFEGP
- the truD gene encoding tRNA pseudouridine(13) synthase TruD codes for the protein MIDLSLGLEKYYINEEWAPLNVKIPRPDGFIVVEEISYKPATEWRGKDKGKYAVYLLKKIGIDHFTVIDKITRLTGRKPNYIGIKDTNAITQQIIYFSGKPEIDNYKEEKLEINFLGFSDEKFNHTGNIFELELVSDNENELIKRLTTVSNVKYLFAYIGYQRFGTRRPNTHLVGKYLFLRQWCDAINWLIGHPFDLEHEIIKEARLAYEKGDYEKALQLFPKKFRDEREVLKALIRGEDCLSAIKRVKTPLRFFVEAYQSYLFNKYLSLMADKLRGRESDNVILTVPKKFVELMDPLIRQIAIEEGIVGYSFNIPEIKVNLRDLKRQAFMRLRNVKVELKNESKKISFSLDRGMYATIVIREISRGDPRNFT
- the pth2 gene encoding peptidyl-tRNA hydrolase Pth2, with protein sequence MPIKMVIIVRTDIEMGKGKTAAQVAHAAVSLVVDILKKGKDSWREWLEEWLSEGQPKIVVKVNSLEELLKRSKLAQDYNLPTVVIQDAGKTQLEPGTITCVGIGPAPSEIIDKITGDLKLL